GAGGCCCACCTGCAGCAGGCCCTGCAGGCTTTTCCAGAGCTGGAGGTGACTCTGGAGTACAGCCCCTACATGCTGAACCCGGATTTCCCTGCAGAAGGACACGACCGGGAAGCGTATTTGCTGCAGAAGTACGGAGACCTGACCCCTGTGCGGGAAAGCGAAGAGAAGCTGACCCACATGGCGGCTCAGGCTGGATGGACGTACCGCTATGACCGGATGGACCGCTCACCGAACACTTTAAATGCCCACCGTCTGGCCCTTCATGCCCTCAGGGCAGGCAAACAACCCGAGATTGCGGAATTGCTGTTCAAAGCCCATTTCAAGGAAGGGAAAGACCTGTCTGACCTGCAGGTTCTGCTGGACCTTGCCGAACAGGTGGGTCTGGACCGTTCTGAGGTGGAGGTTTATCTGGACTCCGATCAGGACCGTTCAGAGGTGCGCGAAAAGGCCCTCTCCCAGAAGCCAGTGCGTGGCATCAAAGGTGCCCCGAGTTTCTTTTTTGGTGGGGTCTTGACGGTCACAGGTGCAGCTTCTCCTGAGGTTTTTGAACAGGCCATCCGGCAATGGCAGGAGAGCAGCACCCTTTAAACCCTTTGAACCCGGGTTCAACAAAGCTGTCAAATGTGTGTGCAGAAAAAGGTCCAGGCCAGAGGAGATGTTGTTTTGTGCTCAGGGCAGGTTGACTCCTCTGGCCCATTTTGTTTCAATGGATTTGAACGATCAAATCCAGCAGTGCAGCAGGGAGGTGAACATGTCCAGGGTGACCCTGAGGGCAGTGGCCAAAAAAGCGGGGGTGTCTTACCAGACGGTGTCCAATGTGATCAACAACATGGACATTGTGCGGCCAGAGACCCGTGAGAAAGTGCAGGCGGTCATCCAGCAGATGGGATACGTGCCCAACTACGCCGCCAAAGCGTTGCGTCAGGCAAGGGCCATGACGGTGGCCTGCGTGTTTTATCGGGTGTATGAAGCGCAGGTGCAAGACCCTTACCGCACACTGGTGCAAGCGGCTCTGGCCCACTCGGCCAGAAACCTGAATTGCAGCCTTTTGACCTACCACCTCACCGATGATCCCGAGAGCTGCAAGGACATCGTGCAGCATTTTGCGCAGGGCAGGTTGGATGGGGCCGTGCTGGTGGGTCCGGGCATGCCTGCTGGGGCTTTGAAGCAACTCAAAGGCACCGGACAACCTCTGGTGGTGTTTGATCACGTTCATGCGGTTCCCCACTGGCAGTCCATCACGGCGGCCTACCGTGAAGGGATCCTCGGGGTGCTCCGGCATCTGGCCGAACGGGGCAAAAAACGCATTGCTTTCTTGAGTGGCGTGCAGTCCGAGCAGGGCCTCAACACCACTGGAGAGGAGCGCCTGCAAGGTTATCTGGAAGGGATGCGGCAACTCGGGTTTCCGATCTTGCCGGGCCATCTGGTGCAGGGGAACTGGACGTTTGAGGGGGGCAAAAATGCCTTTCATTACTTCTGGTCCCTTCCAAGCCGTCCAGAGGCCATTGTGGCCGCCAATGACCGCATGGCAGCGGGGGTCCTCAATGCTGCTTTGCATGCAGGGGTGAAGGTCCCTGAAGACCTTTGCATCACTGGTGTGGATGATTTTGAATTTGCCCAGTATCTGGTGCCCGCGTTGACCACCGTGCGGATTCCTTATCAGGAGATGGCAGATCTGGCCATGGATTTGCTGTTGCAACAAAAGGCAGGGCAAGTTGCCTCTGGGGTGGTGCGTTTGCCGGTCACCCTGCAAATCCGCGAATCGTCCTGAGCTTTTTTTCTGCCCTTGATGCTGTGCTGGCTTTCAAGGTTGATCGATCAACTTCTCAAGTTTCGGCTTGAATCCCTCAAAGGAGACCCAGATGACCCACAAACCTGTGATCACATTCATTGGCGCTGGCAGCACGGTGTTTGCCAAAAACCTGCTGACCGACATCCTCAGTTTTCCAGAGCTGGCCCACTCGGAAATCCGCCTGTACGACATCAACGAGGAGCGCCTGAAAACCAGCGATGGGGTGGCCCATCGCCTGGCCCAGACCCTTGGCATCCAACCCCGCATTGTGGCGACACTGGACCGCGATCAGGCTCTGGACGGTGCAGATTACGCCATCAACATGATTCAGGTCGGAGGGTACCAGCCTGCCACCGTCACGGATTTTGAAGTGCCCAAAAAATACGGCCTCAGGCAGACCATCGCAGACACCCTCGGGATTGGGGGCATCATGCGTGCCTTGCGCACCATTCCGGTGTTTCTGGAGATGGCGAGGGACATGGAGCGCCTGTGTCCAGACGTCACCCACCTGAATTACGTCAATCCCATGGTGATGAACTGCTGGGCCCTCAACAAGGCCACCCGCATCAAAACCATCGGACTGTGTCACAGCGTGCAGCACACCGCGCAGGAACTGGCGAGCGACCTAGGGATTCCGGTCGAGGAGATCAATTATGTGGCGGCGGGCATCAACCACATGGCCTTCTACCTGAAGTTTGAACGGAATGGGGAAGACCTGTACCCCAGACTTCAAGAGATTGCCCGGACCGGAAAAATGCCCGAGTGGAACCGGGTGCGCTACGAGATGCTGACCCGCCTCGGGTACTTTGTCACCGAATCAAGCGAGCACTTCTCCGAGTACGTGCCTTATTTCATCAAGAGCAGAAATCCCGAGCTGATCGAACGTTTCAACATCCCTCTGGACGAGTATCCCCGTCGGTGCATCAACCAGATTGCCGGGTGGGAAGACCTCAGGCAACAACTCGAAGATCCCCACCGTCCTCTGGAGGTGCAGCGCAGTGTGGAGTACGGTTCCCTGATCATCCACAGTCTGGAAACCGGAATTCCTAGGGTGGTGTACGGCAATGTGCAAAATGACCACCTGATTGACAACCTGCCTCTGGATTGTTGTGTGGAAGTTCCCGTGCTGGTGGACAGGAATGGCCTGCAACCCACCCGGATTGGCAAGATTCCGCCACAACTTGCCGCCCTGATGCAAACCAACATCAATGTGCAGTCCCTGACGGTGGAAGCGGCCCTGACCGGCAACAGGGAGCACATTTATCACGCGGCCATGCTGGACCCCCACACCAGCACCGAACTCACCCTTGATGAGATCTGGGCTCTGGTGGATGATTTGCTGGAAGCCCACCGGGGCTGGGTGCCCGAGGGCTTTCTGAAATCTCCCGTGCTTGGTTGAGGCCAAACGGGACAAACCGGGAATTGGAGCAAAGGAAATCCTTCACAACCGGGACAAAAGTGCCTCTGCGCAGGAGTAGGCTGACATCAAGTCAGCCTATTTCCTGATCACGCGAAGGAGTTGCCCCATGAAACAGATTCTGGTCACCGGAGCCACTGGCAACGTCGGTGAATACGTCACCCGTCATTTGAAAGCCCGCAGTTACCCCTTTAAAGCTGCGGTCACCGATGTGGATCGGGCCATTGCGAAAATGGGCCCCACATATCCTTTTGTGGCTTTTGATTTTGAGAACCCGGCCACCTACGCAGAAGCTTTGCGCGATGTGGACCGCCTGTTTCTGGTGCGCCCACCCCACCTCGGGAACCCCAAAAAGGAGATGTTCCCATTTCTGGAGGCAGCGTTCGAAGCCGGAGTCAAGCATGTGGTGTTCCTGTCCTTGATTGGAGCCCAGAGCAACAACCTCTCTCCGCACCGCAAAATTGAGAAGTTTTTGGAAAAGAAAGGGGTGCCTTACACCTTCCTGCGGGCTTCGTTCTTCATGCAGAACCTCACCACCACCCACAAGAGCGAAATTGAAGAGGGAGAACTGTTCATTCCAGCAGGAAACGGTTTGACCAGTTTCATTGATGCCAGAGACATCGCAGAGGTGGCCACGGTCACCCTGATCAACCCCGGTCATGAATTCAAAGCCTACGACCTGACCGGTCCAGAGGCGCTTGCTTACCAGCAGGTGGCCGATGTGCTCACCCGCACCCTCGGGCGCAAAATCCAGCACATCGATCCCAGCATTCCCGAGTGGATCAAACACTGGCGTGCCAGAGGGGCCTCATGGGATTACATCATGGTCCTGACCGCGATTTACACCACCGCCAGACTCGGGTTTGCTGGAAGGGTCAGCGAAGACCTCCAGAAGGTGCTGGGCCGTCCAGCAGTGCCATTTGAGCGCTTTGCTGCCGAGCACCGCAACGTGTGGGCCATCAAGCAACCTGCATCACCATCTGCGGCCCTTTGATGCTATAAAATTTATAGCATGAGTGAACAGGAAACCCTGATCTGCGAAGGCGATGTCTGCGAAGTGCGTCCCGCAGAGCCCCAGAAACTGCAACCCATCAACGTCAAGCCCAGTCCGGCCCTGAACATCCAGATTGTCTCAGACTGGGTTTGCCCCTTTTGCCCCATCGGAGAGGCCAACCTGCAAAAAGGTCTGGACCTGCTGCGTGAAAACGGGCTCTGGAACGGTGAAGCCCACATCGAAATGCTTCCTTTCCAGCTGAACCCCGAAGTGCCCATGGAAGGTGTGGACCACATCGAGCACCTCACCAAAAAGTTCGGTTCGAAAGAACGCCTCCAGCAAATGCAGGACATGATCACCGAGAAAGCCAGAGCCGTGGGCTGGGAATACCGCTTTGACCGGGTCACGGTGGCCCCCAACACCATCCACGCCCACAGGCTCTCGGGATTTGCCCAGCAAAAAGGCAAACAGCAAGAAATCACCGAAGGTCTGTTCAAAGCCTACTTCACGGAAGGCAAAAACCTTTCCGACCTGAGTGTGCTCACGGAGATTGCCACACAGGCTGGACTCGACCCAGAGGAAACCTCTGCCTACCTCCACAGCAATCAGGACGTGCAGGAAGTGCGTGCTTTTGACCAGCACATCAAACGTCAGGGGGTTCAAGGCGTCCCTTTCTTCATTGTGAATGGTTACGCAGTGGCCTCTGGTGCGATGCCTCCAGAGCACTTTCAGAACGCGATTCAGGAAGTGCTGAAGCTTCAGGAGCAGGCCCAGTAAAGCAATGCCTGATCAGAAAGACCCCGCATGGATCTGCGGGGTCTTCTTTCTGTTGCAGTGTTGTACAAGCGGTTTTCAGGCCTGAGAGAACATCAAAATCCCGCTGTGAACTGTCTGCTGTGAACTGACCTCAGTACTGACGGCCAAACAAAATGCGCTTGCTGTACCCAGAAGGCTTGCCGCACTTCACGCAGGCTCCGGTGCTCTCCTGCTGGAAGTACTCACCGTCTGAGAGGGGCTCGTTGCGGGTGGTGGCTTTGGTTTCTTCCTTGATGCTGGCTTCGCAGGCTGCGTCTCCGCAGTGGTGGGCCAGCACCCACTTGTTGTTGTCGATCTGGGTTTTGAACTCCTCGAAGGAATCCACAGGCACGGTGTTTTCCAGCAAGAAGGCTTCTGCACGCTGGAACAGGAAATTCTGGATGTCCTGCAAACGGGAAGGCATGCCCGAGATCACCTCTTCACGGGACAGGATTTCCTTGTCGCCGTGGGTGCGGTTCTTGACCACCAGCACACCCTGTTCGAGATCTCTGGGACCGACTTCCAGACGCACTGGCACCCCTTTGAGTTCCCAGTCGTTGTACTTGAAGCCGTTGGAGAGGCCCTCGCGTTTGTCCACTTTCACGCGGACCCCCAGAGCCTTCAGTTCGCTGGCGATCTGGTCGGCAGCCTCAAACATCTGCTCGGTGTTGTCTTTGCGGGTGACGGGCACAATCACCACCTGAATGGGGGCAATGTTGGGGGGCAGTTGCAGGCCCTTGTCATCGCCGTGGGTCATGATCAGTGCGCCAATGATGCGGCTGGAAATGGCCCACGAGGTGGTGTGCACGTAATGCTCTTTCTGGTCGCGGCCCTGAAACTTCACTTCAAAGGCTTTGGCGAAATTCTGCCCGAGGTAGTGGGAAGTTCCGCTTTGCAGGGCTTTGCCGTCGCGCATCATGCCTTCGATGGAGAAGGTGTCTACGGCACCTGCAAAACGCTCAGATGCGGTTTTCTTGCCCCTCACCACCGGAAGGGCCAGAATGTCACGACAGAAGACATGGTAGATGTTCAGCATCTGCTGCACTTCGTTGCGGGCTTCCTGCTCGGTTTCGTGGGCGGTGTGGCCCTCGTGCCAGAAGAACTCAGCGGTGCGCAGGAAAGGCTTGGTGCGCAGCTCTGCACGGAACACGCTGCCCCACTGGTAATGCAGGTAGGGGAGGTCCCGGTAAGAATTCAGCCACTGGGACCACATGTGCCCGATGATGGTCTCACTGGTGGGACGCATCACGTAAGGCTCTTCAAGCACCTCGGTGCCAATTTTGGTCACGGTGAACAGCTCTGGAGCGAAGCCTTCCACGTGATCTGCCTCTTTGGTGATGAATCCCATGGGGATCAGGGTGGGGAAGAGGAGGCTCTCGTGTCCGGTCTCCTTGAATTTGTCATCCAGCCAGCGCACAATGCGCTCCCAGAGGGCATGTCCGTAAGGCTTGACCACCATGCTGCCACGCACAGGGCTGTAATCTGCAAGGTCTGCTTTGGTGATGACTTCGTTGTACCACTCGTTGAAATCCACGCTTTGTGGGGTCACACCAAACTGTTGGGCTTTCTTGTCCTGACTCATCCTGAGTAGTTTAACAAATTGGCTTTGTGGGGTTGCGACTGTGCTAGAAGGGGAGGGCTTCGCCCTGCCGAGCGACCCAGCGCGAAACGGGCCGCCCCGTGAGCGCGTAGTCAGGGTCAAGAGAGGGCCGAGAGCCAAGGGCCGAGGGCTGGAAAACGCAGAAGGCAGAAGGCTATAAGCCAAGGGCCGAGAGTCGAGGGCTAAAAAAGCTTTGGCCATAGCGTTCAGGGCGAGGCACGCCGTCTTGTGCAAAACGAGGGACCGCAATTTGGTCCCTCTGCACGCCTCGCCCCTACAGATCCCCTTGACGATTTTCGCCTTGTAACACACCATGCTCTCGGCTCTCGGCTCTCGGCTCTCGGCTCTCGGCATCCCAAGCCCAAAACCCCGATCTATCACATCTGTGGCAGCATTTGTTGCATCTTGCCTTGACTCACCTCAGGAACTCCTGAATAATGAAGCCATGAAACGGGAAAACTGTATACAATCTGCGCGGTTTTCTCTGGTGCACTTCCCGCCACCCCGTGAGGGGTCCATTTGCATGCCTTTTTGATTCGTTTTTTGTCTGAAAACCCCACAATCCCATGCCCAACCAGAGAACCCCATCAGG
This genomic window from Deinococcus misasensis DSM 22328 contains:
- a CDS encoding DsbA family oxidoreductase, encoding MKDFQTLVCTEDACEIQTVDLATPVLPQARVLHIEMVSDWVCPYCPIGEAHLQQALQAFPELEVTLEYSPYMLNPDFPAEGHDREAYLLQKYGDLTPVRESEEKLTHMAAQAGWTYRYDRMDRSPNTLNAHRLALHALRAGKQPEIAELLFKAHFKEGKDLSDLQVLLDLAEQVGLDRSEVEVYLDSDQDRSEVREKALSQKPVRGIKGAPSFFFGGVLTVTGAASPEVFEQAIRQWQESSTL
- a CDS encoding LacI family DNA-binding transcriptional regulator → MSRVTLRAVAKKAGVSYQTVSNVINNMDIVRPETREKVQAVIQQMGYVPNYAAKALRQARAMTVACVFYRVYEAQVQDPYRTLVQAALAHSARNLNCSLLTYHLTDDPESCKDIVQHFAQGRLDGAVLVGPGMPAGALKQLKGTGQPLVVFDHVHAVPHWQSITAAYREGILGVLRHLAERGKKRIAFLSGVQSEQGLNTTGEERLQGYLEGMRQLGFPILPGHLVQGNWTFEGGKNAFHYFWSLPSRPEAIVAANDRMAAGVLNAALHAGVKVPEDLCITGVDDFEFAQYLVPALTTVRIPYQEMADLAMDLLLQQKAGQVASGVVRLPVTLQIRESS
- a CDS encoding alpha-glucosidase/alpha-galactosidase, translating into MTHKPVITFIGAGSTVFAKNLLTDILSFPELAHSEIRLYDINEERLKTSDGVAHRLAQTLGIQPRIVATLDRDQALDGADYAINMIQVGGYQPATVTDFEVPKKYGLRQTIADTLGIGGIMRALRTIPVFLEMARDMERLCPDVTHLNYVNPMVMNCWALNKATRIKTIGLCHSVQHTAQELASDLGIPVEEINYVAAGINHMAFYLKFERNGEDLYPRLQEIARTGKMPEWNRVRYEMLTRLGYFVTESSEHFSEYVPYFIKSRNPELIERFNIPLDEYPRRCINQIAGWEDLRQQLEDPHRPLEVQRSVEYGSLIIHSLETGIPRVVYGNVQNDHLIDNLPLDCCVEVPVLVDRNGLQPTRIGKIPPQLAALMQTNINVQSLTVEAALTGNREHIYHAAMLDPHTSTELTLDEIWALVDDLLEAHRGWVPEGFLKSPVLG
- a CDS encoding SDR family oxidoreductase, whose amino-acid sequence is MKQILVTGATGNVGEYVTRHLKARSYPFKAAVTDVDRAIAKMGPTYPFVAFDFENPATYAEALRDVDRLFLVRPPHLGNPKKEMFPFLEAAFEAGVKHVVFLSLIGAQSNNLSPHRKIEKFLEKKGVPYTFLRASFFMQNLTTTHKSEIEEGELFIPAGNGLTSFIDARDIAEVATVTLINPGHEFKAYDLTGPEALAYQQVADVLTRTLGRKIQHIDPSIPEWIKHWRARGASWDYIMVLTAIYTTARLGFAGRVSEDLQKVLGRPAVPFERFAAEHRNVWAIKQPASPSAAL
- a CDS encoding DsbA family oxidoreductase, which encodes MSEQETLICEGDVCEVRPAEPQKLQPINVKPSPALNIQIVSDWVCPFCPIGEANLQKGLDLLRENGLWNGEAHIEMLPFQLNPEVPMEGVDHIEHLTKKFGSKERLQQMQDMITEKARAVGWEYRFDRVTVAPNTIHAHRLSGFAQQKGKQQEITEGLFKAYFTEGKNLSDLSVLTEIATQAGLDPEETSAYLHSNQDVQEVRAFDQHIKRQGVQGVPFFIVNGYAVASGAMPPEHFQNAIQEVLKLQEQAQ
- the proS gene encoding proline--tRNA ligase, with amino-acid sequence MSQDKKAQQFGVTPQSVDFNEWYNEVITKADLADYSPVRGSMVVKPYGHALWERIVRWLDDKFKETGHESLLFPTLIPMGFITKEADHVEGFAPELFTVTKIGTEVLEEPYVMRPTSETIIGHMWSQWLNSYRDLPYLHYQWGSVFRAELRTKPFLRTAEFFWHEGHTAHETEQEARNEVQQMLNIYHVFCRDILALPVVRGKKTASERFAGAVDTFSIEGMMRDGKALQSGTSHYLGQNFAKAFEVKFQGRDQKEHYVHTTSWAISSRIIGALIMTHGDDKGLQLPPNIAPIQVVIVPVTRKDNTEQMFEAADQIASELKALGVRVKVDKREGLSNGFKYNDWELKGVPVRLEVGPRDLEQGVLVVKNRTHGDKEILSREEVISGMPSRLQDIQNFLFQRAEAFLLENTVPVDSFEEFKTQIDNNKWVLAHHCGDAACEASIKEETKATTRNEPLSDGEYFQQESTGACVKCGKPSGYSKRILFGRQY